The Desulfobacteraceae bacterium sequence GGCCCACCGCGGTTTGGGCGGCCACCGCCTGGCAATTCCAGCGGCGCATGCATTCCTGGTTGTCGGCCACCTGGTATAGGTAAACCTCGCGCGGCCGGCCGTCCTTGCGCCCCGTGACCAGGGTGCCGACGCAAATCTTGCCTTCCATCAGCGGGCCGACCTTGGCCGGGTCGGGCATGCAGGCCTCCACCACGTCCCGCGGGGCCACCTTGACCCCCTTGACGTCAATGGTCTCGGCCGAGGCCAGACCCATCACCTCCAGCTGGCGCAGGGCGTTCATCATGTCATCGCCCAGGCTGATCTTGAAATCCACCTTTTTGAGCCCCTTGTTGATCCAGCGGGGCAGGTTGACGACCTCTTCGTGCTCGATGGCCACCAGCTCGATGGGGCCGATGCCTTCGGGAAAATCGAACACCTCCGGCGCGCTCATGGGTTTGGCGGTGTAATAGCCCCGCTCCTGCTCCCAGAAGACGGGCGGGTTGAGGCACTCTTCGATCACGCTCCAAACCGAAAACTGGGTGGCGTAGCGGTATTTTTTGACCGTCATGTTAGAGCCGTCGCGGATGCCGATGGCGTCGATCTCATCGAAGAGGGCCTTTTCGGCATAGCGCGCGAAGACCTCGCTGACCCCGGGGTCGATGCCCATCCCCAGCAGCGCCAGGAGCCCCTTGGCCTGCCAGCGGGCGTGCTGGCGGAACTGGTAGTCGCCCAGCAGCACTCCCACCTTGGCGTGGGGCTCGGTGGGGTGCTTCTGCGAGAGCGTCATGGCCATGTCCAGGTAGTGGCAGCCGGCTGCGAAGGCGCCGTCAAAAATGGTTTCGTTGAAGTTCTGGGGGCAGCCGTTGATCAGCAGGTCGATGCCGTGGGTCCGGATGGCCGCCTCCACCTGTGCCTGGTCGCCGGCGTCCACCTGGATGGCGGGAAAACGGTCGCCGCCCCCCAGCCGGGCCGCCACTTCCCGGGCGCGTGCGAGGCTGTAGTCGGCGACCACGAGTTTTTGGACCTGTTCACTGCCAGGATCGGCTTCGGTCACCAACACACCGTAAGCCTCACCGACTGCACCTCCGCCTAACAGTAGGATGTTCATGTCACGTGCTCCTTTCAAAACCGCTCAACAAGTGAGGGCTTGCGTTCATGGGCGCGCACGGCGCACGCCTCAGTGCGATTTGACCCGGGTCCAGGCCTCGTCGATCAGCCGGGTGTCCTTGCCCAGGTCTTTGGTGAAATGCAGGGTCGCCATGATTTCGGGTGTGGGGTAGATCCCCGGGTTTTTAAGGTCTTCGGGGGTGATGAACGGCATGGCGGCCTCGTTAGGGGTGGCATACTGGTTGTAGTTGGAGAGCGCCGCGCCGATCTCGGGCTCCAGGATCCAGTTGATCCACTTGTGGGCGGCGTCGGGGTTGGGCGCCTTGGCCGGGATGCACATGGAATCGTACCAGATCTCGCTGCCCTCCTTGGGAATGGTGAAGCCCAGCGTTTCCGGGTCTTCCGAAACCGACTGGATGGCGTCGCCGTTGTAGACGATGGCGGCCACGGCGGTGCCGGCGACCACGTCGTTCTTGCCGCCCACGCCCGGCTTGAAGCCCAGGCAGTTCTTGGACTTTTTGGTGGCGACCAGAAGGTCCGCGGCCTCCTTGACCTCCTTGGGGTCGACGCTGTTGAAATCGTAGCCCAGGTAGAGCAGCGGGATCCCCATCATTTCACGCACCGAGTCGATCAGCCAGAAGGGGCCGGGATGTTTGGCGGGGTCCAGCAGAATCGACCACGACTGCAGGTCCTCGGGGGTGACCTTGTCCTTGCGGTACATCAGCCCCACCGTGCCCCACTGCCAGGCAACGGACCATTTGTTGCCGGGATCGTAGCTGGTGTTGCGGAAGATGGGCTTGAGGTTTTTCAGGTTGGGGATCTTGGCGTGGTCCAGGGGCTGGATCAGCTGCTGACTGATCAAAACCGGCATGATATAATCCGAGGGCACGATGATGTCGTACTGGTTGACGCCCCCGGCCAGCAGCTTGGCCACCATTTCCTCGTTGTTCTCGTAGATGTCCAGCCGGACCTTGATGCCGGTGGCCTTCTCGAAATCCGCCGGCATCTGCTCCTCGTCCATGTACTCCGACCAGATGAAGATCCGCAACTCCTCCTCCGCCGCCAGCCCGGCCGATGCCATCGGGCCCACCAGCACCAGCAGCAACACCGTCACAATCGCCAGTTTGCGCATGTCTT is a genomic window containing:
- a CDS encoding saccharopine dehydrogenase NADP-binding domain-containing protein; this encodes MNILLLGGGAVGEAYGVLVTEADPGSEQVQKLVVADYSLARAREVAARLGGGDRFPAIQVDAGDQAQVEAAIRTHGIDLLINGCPQNFNETIFDGAFAAGCHYLDMAMTLSQKHPTEPHAKVGVLLGDYQFRQHARWQAKGLLALLGMGIDPGVSEVFARYAEKALFDEIDAIGIRDGSNMTVKKYRYATQFSVWSVIEECLNPPVFWEQERGYYTAKPMSAPEVFDFPEGIGPIELVAIEHEEVVNLPRWINKGLKKVDFKISLGDDMMNALRQLEVMGLASAETIDVKGVKVAPRDVVEACMPDPAKVGPLMEGKICVGTLVTGRKDGRPREVYLYQVADNQECMRRWNCQAVAAQTAVGPSIATELLARGIWQGKGVLPPEAFAPEPFLERMAAYGFPYKIRDSWAG
- a CDS encoding spermidine/putrescine ABC transporter substrate-binding protein, encoding MRKLAIVTVLLLVLVGPMASAGLAAEEELRIFIWSEYMDEEQMPADFEKATGIKVRLDIYENNEEMVAKLLAGGVNQYDIIVPSDYIMPVLISQQLIQPLDHAKIPNLKNLKPIFRNTSYDPGNKWSVAWQWGTVGLMYRKDKVTPEDLQSWSILLDPAKHPGPFWLIDSVREMMGIPLLYLGYDFNSVDPKEVKEAADLLVATKKSKNCLGFKPGVGGKNDVVAGTAVAAIVYNGDAIQSVSEDPETLGFTIPKEGSEIWYDSMCIPAKAPNPDAAHKWINWILEPEIGAALSNYNQYATPNEAAMPFITPEDLKNPGIYPTPEIMATLHFTKDLGKDTRLIDEAWTRVKSH